A part of Rhinoderma darwinii isolate aRhiDar2 chromosome 1, aRhiDar2.hap1, whole genome shotgun sequence genomic DNA contains:
- the LOC142647401 gene encoding uncharacterized protein LOC142647401: MVPVTLPTGENTSFLVDTGAARTVLQTKYVPAELLSPDYIDCEGVEGTSFQLQLTKPMRLNIHDTQSIVSRVLVSPHTPYNLLGTDVLSALGAALDFSSGTPTLTSAIPESLLCKLLSMASMPDTEKAPSTPPLWLADIPEKLWAQDKMDVGVLNVPPVQVNLKPDMQNRPVCIKQYPLSPQQDAAIEKDINSLLENNLIVPIISPFNTPLYPVKKKTLPGQPVQYRMVHDLRAVNAVTIINTPQVPNPHTLLNQVPGTAVYFTVIDLANAFFSIPLDKECQQYFAFTHRGRQYAWVVLPQGAANSPDIFSRTMKDILDTWQPPNQSSVLLQYVDDLLLCSESLENSETDSKSLLMFLEEVGCKASKHKLQLCAKTVVFLGHCISQGMKHLTPDRLEIIQKHPVPRNPKQLRTFLGLIGYCRAWIRDASAMMQPLYDCLTSDPFVLSPEAIDNFHSLKLSLTTRPALGLPDYNKPFTLFCHEQAGHASGVLAQDHGGKMRPLAYYSLALDPIVLGSPTCIRAVSAAAALVDKATDIVLQHDIIVQVPHAVQEMMNTVKTKHLSVARLTKIELTLLSPNVTIKRCVVLNPATLLPLDSEQKEGGVGGQGHGHPLIFQLSTDDELFNFEHEHDCQSLVDMESNGINSIFDVALINPDAEYFVDGSRYWSEDKGHFLTGYAVVHNDPNFLSGTHSLQPGDWVVTKIHNRSSLEPRYSQPVEVQLVTATSVKLQGRANWIHASHCKKVISPDDVASIDDVALGRVGVDVAPRGDDDSSSQGGSGQ, from the exons atggtgcctgttactttacccacaggggaaaatacctcttttctagtagacacaggggcagccagaactgtattacaaaccaaatatgtaccggcagagttgttatcaccagactatatagattgtgaaggggtggagggaacatcatttcagttacagttaacaaaaccaatgcgactgaatatacatgacacacaatcaattgtctcccgtgtgttagtgtcaccacacactccctacaatttattggggacagatgtactcagtgccctgggagcagcattggacttttcttctggcacacctacattaacctctgccattccagagtccctgctatgcaaactccttagtatggcaagtatgccggacactgaaaaagcccccagtacccctcccctttggttggcagacatcccagaaaaactatgggcacaagataagatggatgtaggagttttaaatgtgccgcctgtacaagtaaatttaaaaccagacatgcagaaccgtcctgtatgtataaagcaatatcctctgagtccacagcaagacgctgctatagaaaaggatattaactccttactggaaaacaatctcatagtgcccataatctcgcctttcaacactcctctttacccagtaaagaaaaagacactgcccggtcaacctgtacagtaccggatggtacatgacctacgggctgtgaatgctgtgacaataattaatacaccacaagtgcctaacccacatacattgctcaaccaggtccccggcactgcagtctatttcacagttatagacttagccaatgctttcttctccatcccgctggataaagagtgccagcagtattttgcatttacacataggggaagacagtatgcttgggtagtgctgccacagggtgccgcaaactcccctgatatcttctcacgtaccatgaaagatattctggacacctggcagccccccaatcagtcctcagttctactacaatatgtagatgatttgttactttgtagtgagagtctggagaacagtgaaacagattctaaatcactattaatgttcctagaagaagttggctgtaaagcgagcaagcacaagctgcaattatgtgccaaaacagttgttttccttggccactgtatttcccaaggtatgaaacacttaacccctgacaggctggaaatcatacagaaacacccagtccctagaaaccctaaacaattgaggactttcctgggtttaatagggtactgcagagcctggatcagggatgcctctgctatgatgcaaccattatatgactgtctcacctctgacccatttgtactgtcacctgaggcaattgacaattttcactccctgaaactgtcactgactacaaggccagcactgggacttcctgactacaataagccatttactctgttctgccatgaacaggcaggccatgcctctggagtaTTAGCCCAAGATCATGGAGGCAAGATGCGACCACTTGCCTATTACTCCCTTGCTCTGGATCCCATTGTACTAGGATCCCCGACATGCATACGCGCTgtctcagcagcagcagctttagttGATAAAGCAACAGACATTGTACTTCAACATGACATTATTGTGCAAGTCCCACACGCAGTGCAAGAAATGATGAACACAGTCAAGACAAAACACTTATCAGTTGCAAGACTTACTAAAATTGAACTTACCCTTCTGTCCCCTAATGTGACTATCAAACGTTGTGTTGTTCTGAATCCAGCTACACTCCTGCCCCTAGATTCTGAACAAAAGGAGGGAGGAGTGGGGGGACAGGGACATGGACACCCCCTTATTTTTCAACTATCCACTGATGATGAACTATTTAATTTTGAACATGAACATGACTGTCAAAGCCTAGTGGATATGGAATCAAACGGCATAAacagtatatttgatgttgctctgattaaccctgatgctgagtattttgtagatggatctcgatattggagcgaagacaaaggacatttcctcaccgggtatgcagtggtccacaatg atccaaactttctttcaggtacccactcactacaacctggagactgggtggtaacaaagatacacaacaggagcagtctggagccaaggtacagccaaccagtagaagtacagctggtcaccgccacatcagtgaagctccaaggacgagccaattggatacatgcaagccattgcaaaaaggttatcagcccagatgacgtcgcctcgatcgatgatgttgcccttggcagggttggtgttgatgttgcccctcgtggggacgatgactcaagttctcaaggaggaagtggacaataa